The Plasmodium relictum strain SGS1 genome assembly, chromosome: 8 DNA window ttccttttttttttgaaaatgtaagtaattttataattttcttttttttgttagtATAGTATTAATAATGACGAAAAGCgaggaaaaaaaatggaTAGAACAATTACGAATGAACCCACCAAAATTATTAGATGAAAATGATTTAAGATTGGTATGTCAGAGagtaaaagaaatattagttgaagaaaataatgttCAAGCGATAAATCCACCTGTTATTATATGTGGAGACATACATGGTcaattttttgatttattagaGTTATTTGATGTTGGTGGAGATATAATGAATAAcgattatatatttttgggAGATTATGTAGATAGAGGTTATAATAGTGTAGAAACGtttgaatatttattattattaaaattattatttcctaaaaatataactttGTTAAGAGGAAATCATGAGAGTAGGCAAATTACAACTGTATATGGATTTTATGATGaatgttttaaaaagtatGGAAATGCAAATGCATGGAAATACTGTACAGATATATTTGACTATTTAACATTAGCAGCTCTTGTTGACAATCAAATTTTTTGTGTGCATGGCGGCTTATCTCCtgagataaaattaattgaCCAGTTAAGACTAATAAATAGAGTACAAGAAATACCACATGAAGGGGCTTTCGGAGATATAATGTGGTCAGATCCTGATGAAGTAGATGATTGGGTAGCTAATCCAAGAGGTGCAGGTTGGTTATTTGGACCTAAagttacaaaaaaatttaattatattaacaaCCTTGAACTAATAGCTAGAGCTCATCAGCTAGCTATGGAAGGATATAGATATATGTTTGATGATTCTACAATTATTACCGTATGGTCAGCTCCAAATTATTGTTATCGCTGTGGAAATGTTGCAGCAATAATGAGAATTGATGAAAATATGAATAGGCAAATGTTAATATTTAAAGATACACCTGATTCGAGAAATTCTATCAAAAATAAAGCTACAattccttattttttataaaaaaaaaaaatatataagtaattttcaaatttgttttattcatttttttttttttatgtttttaaatgtgtattttcttttaaaaagaaatttaacaTTATTTTAAACCTAATAAGTTTCATTatgtatcttttttttttttttatttaatttatatttcttttaatttttttatacttttcttAAATTTAGTATGTTTGAttcttaaataaatttaatttttacttattaaaCTTTGATATTACATAATCATTATTAAAGtagatttattttatctaagAATACTTAAATTGGaatcaaaagaaaataaaaatttaatatatataaaaaataatatagttAAAAATAGTTCTTAGCACAccataattaaattatatgaataatacacaatttttttatagcatagtttttttttttcattttttttaaacatttatCTCAAgacaataattaaaaaaaaaaaatttttttgatacaaagaatattataaatataagttattttatatatatgtatttattttattttttttttttaaataggaaaaataaattttgaaaaaaaacaaattttttataacgTTTAgggtatatttatatttttaaatgtagaTATATGCTTTTacatgaaaataatgaaaaatttattgtaaaaaaataaaaaatgtttttatacaaattttttttagtaagtATACTCATTAGTGTGATTTATgctaaaatttttatgaatagttttactaataatttattaaaaaatgttcCTGTAGTAggtaataaaaatgaaaatatacaAAGAACTGtgtattcaaaaaaaaaaaaggtaaaacAATATTATgcaaaggaaaaa harbors:
- the PPP6 gene encoding serine/threonine protein phosphatase 6, putative, with product MTKSEEKKWIEQLRMNPPKLLDENDLRLVCQRVKEILVEENNVQAINPPVIICGDIHGQFFDLLELFDVGGDIMNNDYIFLGDYVDRGYNSVETFEYLLLLKLLFPKNITLLRGNHESRQITTVYGFYDECFKKYGNANAWKYCTDIFDYLTLAALVDNQIFCVHGGLSPEIKLIDQLRLINRVQEIPHEGAFGDIMWSDPDEVDDWVANPRGAGWLFGPKVTKKFNYINNLELIARAHQLAMEGYRYMFDDSTIITVWSAPNYCYRCGNVAAIMRIDENMNRQMLIFKDTPDSRNSIKNKATIPYFL